A region from the Cannabis sativa cultivar Pink pepper isolate KNU-18-1 chromosome 9, ASM2916894v1, whole genome shotgun sequence genome encodes:
- the LOC133031575 gene encoding uncharacterized protein LOC133031575 has translation MLAIIDVLRETCYWLDSIGLPPPNKIKSLMAMTFDYYNASTNRQPKKSGITWKSIKCPQQISDFECGYYVMRYMREFCMNSRPINWLTTQWNGKKTYTKQEIDEIRLEWADQFLEEITEDGVL, from the exons ATGCTAGCAATTATTGATGTATTGCGTGAAACATGTTATTGGCTTGACTCAATTGGATTACCCCcgcctaataaaattaaatctctAATGGCAAT GACTTTTGATTACTACAATGCTTCCACTAATAGGCAGCCAAAAAAGTCTGGCATTACATGGAAATCTATAAAA TGTCCTCAACAAATATCGGATTTTGAGTGTGGATATTATGTAATGAGATACATGCGTGaattttgcatgaattctagACCTATCAATTGGCTAACCACTCaa TGGAATGGGAAAAAAACTTATACAAAAcaagaaattgatgaaattcgTTTGGAATGGGCTGACCAATTTTTAGAAGAAATTACAGAAGATGGAGTGCTTTAA